In Choristoneura fumiferana chromosome 4, NRCan_CFum_1, whole genome shotgun sequence, the sequence gataagaaattcgaattttgcacttcttagtAGGTATAGGGTGAGGCTGCATGGAAAATCtcctttggtttttttttttcaaagcgaTAATCGAAAACGAAAAAGCAAAATGTCACGCCTGTCACTGTCAGTTTCagtggggtgacactctttcttTCCCGGCCCCGATAACACCGATACgcaaataccggccctgttttttgtgtacacgaccgtagaaactgacaggagcttctatgggcgtgtacacgaaaaacaggatcggtatttccaacccggtattatccgggccgggaaagagtgtcacccgtttcAGTCACGCCAAGCCGTCAAGTCAACAGCATACAGCTGTTGTCTTGTCACTCACTTGTCATTATCACAACGTCAGCCTGTCTGTATGTATGCAAGAAGTTTGATGTGAAATTAGATCAaaacctattattattaatcggAAGAAAAAGCGTAATGTTTAAAGCTTTATACAGGAAATCATTCATCACTCTTTATTTATCTGTTTTACGGCCTTGTTTCGTGATGGCTCAGGCTACAAACACCACTTTCGCCTCCGGAAGTCTTGATGCAGGTAAATTGGTTGTACCGGCACTCCTCCAATCACAAATTTGAATACCAGCGGTGCTAAAATTTAGGGATAGAGATTTTGAATCTACCtccaatgttttttattcaaaagtacACAGTACAATAGCGTGTATATAAATACTCTATGTAAAGTTATAAGTCAGCCAGTTTCGTGAAATGTGGGAACTCCGTGACCATGAGCCAAAGGCCAGAGCTGAATGAACAAATTAGAGGTTCTCTAAACATAATCCACGCTGCAACTGGCACTGTAGATTAGCAAGAACATAATAACAGTCTTTGTCCTACCCAGAACTGGCTAGCTGTGTTATATACTTATAATGTTaaagtttttgtgtgtgtgcatttgtatttattatttttggcaCTCAAATAATGGATAGATAAACAATAAGCAGCTTtatccagtggcgtagctactggaggtctagacggggcagtgccccagggacctcaagctcagggggcccctcggactctgacttaaaaactataaatggAACTAGTGAAAATTTCTCCCACATTCCGAATattcaaaatatgaaacaaacatagtttagttggggccctagttaaTTTTTCGCGCCAGGGCCTTTGGCTACCTAGCTTTATCGCTTCaaagcaatctcttccaggcaaccttctTAACATAAAGAAGTAAGTTTATACACAGTATTGTAAACTCTTGTTTCCAGATAAGTATTCGGTGGCTTATGTGACAGTCCCAAACAATGATGCAGCAAAGGCACTAGCACACGGGCTTGTGAAAGAACAACTTGCAGCGTGCGTCAACATCATCCCGCAGGTCACGTCCGTGTACGTGTGGAAGGGGGAGGTCAATGAGGATAGTGAGGTAATCTGGTTTTATCTATCAGATGGGTACATATTCAGTGTTATTGTGATTCACTGTAAACAAGGGATGCTAATGTTGTTAAACCAATCGGTcgaaatgtttaaattttcacccagatatgtaatgtaatgaatAACTATACTAGATAGTAATGCAATTTTCAACCATTTGTATTTACATAGACTAgtaaaaattactatttttaattatgtccCACCTCCATCCTCATCTGTTTTTGTGATTCAAACTACATTCACTTATTGCGGATTTAATTTtgctattaatttatattataatagacAAAATTCCATTcaggtttatttaatttacaatgaAAAGAAATTTggttctaaaataaatatttttagcacAATTATATTTcgacaaaattaaatttgaacttTGATCATGTGGaagattttccatttgcactgAATGCCGGTACTGCAGTTTTAATTGAAAGATGAGATTTCCTACTAAtttcttaaatataattatttattttccagTTGCTGCTAATGATCAAAACAAGGACATCTCAAGTGGACCGGCTCACTCAATATGTGCGCTCCAACCACCCATACGAAGTGTGTGAAGTGATATCGCTGCCCATCAAGAATGGCAACCCGCCATACTTGAAATGGCTTGGAGAAAATGTACCGGAAAAAGACTGCTCCGACTgtcataagtaatttttaagtttctgttagaaaaataattttaacgcAAGCTTTTTTACtgtctgtacttgcattgtcatcctatCTACTACATATCCATAATATAAACGAGCGGCCTCACCACTGCTTAAAAAACTGTGACGGTactacggaatcgcagtgacgcatcgtatgcgcaccgttttttttacaTGCTTTCCACGCCgctttttgataaaaatcggaCTGACCTAACGATTTGGTTGTGAGGTTGGAGTTAGTTCAGAACTTccgaattaaaagttttttggcCATATAAAATTCAGTTTTAGACTTTAAAAATCTGTATGAGGGCTCCAATAATAGAGCTCATTCATCCATTTTTGATTGACTATACCTAACTACATGCTAATTTCACAGACGTgaaaactaaatcacgtaccagggccTTTGTGCTACTTTAGGAATGTTTGGCGTGAATGAATAAAACACCCTAATTGTTTGAagtatagaagaagaagaagaagatttatttacgaaaaatgatatatatacaatataaacaagGCGCAACTAGTGCGAGGTTCCCGGAGGACAGAAACGTTCGCCGCGTTCGTTCAGTTCGCCGCGCTCTCGCTCTAAATGAATTGAttgtacattaattttaagcttaattatgtactcgtaagtagtaacatcagccaaatatgtggtctaccaccctaaagttgataatcgtttgcatgtcatgaaacaataatgccaatagacgtgtctgtcaacttgaaagttcgattttagcgacatattcatttgataggaacttgtttagaaattgaaagaccacttatttggctgatggtacttattTAGTGTTACAACAAgtcatataaaataaacattaagtcaattaaaaaaataatactgttttcagatttgttttaattttttctcatattctttattaagttaaaaaatgaatttttgttGTAGATATAAATGCCATGGCCATgtgggtgccccttatttcgcataacagattaggcataacataattgtgcataacagcgaacttACCTAATTATAAAGAGGCATATAACGTAaccgcataattgaaatatgcataaatttattaactataactttaactgttataaaatgaatatgcataattttatcaagcgagtgaattagctagttcagggcaaaaccgactgggttaggttaggttcagaaggctaaggcgggagcgaagcgttgCGAGAACCTGTCCTCTGTACCAAAAAACTGACAAGTGATACAATTCCACACAAAAAATTATCACTTTTTTGTAATAAGATGAGAAAGGTAACAATTTTACCGATTTGTAGCACTTTTAACTTTtgttgtatgtaggtacagggGGGCTGGATTTAAATGCGTGATTGTTTAAAATACTTCATCTACCTACTCATAACCAAGGTCGCTGCAAAGTGGTCGAAATGTCAAGGTGAAAGTTTGTTAGTGCGTATCTGCTTGCGTGCGAGTGTGCGTGTGTGCTTGTTACTCCTTCaaactaaaacggctggacggaattggtttggtatgcagatagatGGACGTCGGGAGTAATACATAGGTTCCTCAGTGCCTTAGACGAAAGTCTTtattaaccaatgtgtgttgccagtgatgtcTGATGacatggatccgagacgtggtgcttctataggctcagagttgctcagcgagctatggagagagctatgcttggggtttctctacgagatcgaatcagaaatgaggagatacgtagaataACAAGGGCCAccaacatagccaagcgaattagctcgttgaagtggcaatgggcgggccatatagcatggagaacaggtggccgttggggccgaaaagttctcgagtggagaccgcggatcggcaagcgcagcgtaggacgtccaccaacgagatggacggatgacctggttaaagccgcgggttcacggtggatgcgggCCGCTGCCAACcttggaggtctatgggggaggcctatgtctaacaacagtggacgtcctacggctgagatgatgatgatgatgataacctaCATAAAGCCAGCCACACGCTACACCCTAGGTTATAACAGTTCTTGTGCaaccataacaaaaaaaaatcaatttgcatatttcaaattttgcttGCGCAGGCAAGGGGTGGGTCATGTCATACACTCGATTAGTTATGCCTGCACAAATGAACTTAGCGTGTTTGGCCGGattaattttttagggttccggagccaaaatggcaaaaacggaacccttatagtttcgccatgtctgtatgtcGGTCTGTCTcgccgtccgcggctttgctcagggactatcaatactagaaagctgtaattttgcatggatatatatgtaaactatgccaacaataaaaaaataaaattattttctttagggtgcctcccatgatagacgtaaagtgggggtgtttttttttctcatccaaccctatagtgcggggtatcgttggataggtcttttaaaaccattatgggattgctaaaacgatttttcgattcagtgatttgtttgcgaaatattcaactttaaagtgcacattttcattaaaatcgagcgtccccccgccctctaaaatctgaaccggtgggtgaaaaaattaaaaaaaaatcaggatggtagtaagtagaatagaatacgaaatccttagaaaaatattatttaatgttttcgtaatggctacggacggaaccctattttaggcgtgtccgacacgctcttgaccggttttttattccaatatttcaaGGATCAGAATATAATTCCAACATTTCAACCACTAGGATTAGATACATTAAATTTGGCGCCGGTATCTTTTATGCAACGTGAATCAAATCCGCCGCAATATTTGTGAAGCCcacgcacgcgtaaactattcgatgttacaattaaaattccgggattttacaaaattcccgtgggaaatcccaaaattcatatcgtaatcttcattgaggtgttgtgttaagaacaacgtgggaatattgtaataaaagtagcctatgtgttatttcagacatccagctatctacataccaaatttcatgactctaagcccagcgtaatctggcgcgcggcaatgaatgggtaaagagctttacagactgcaatgcaggataatgaatagatttctttttccctgaatggcaacaagGGCATAGATAatgatcgctcgtttttggctcgaaattcgaacttgtgattttattttgcttaatatacaaaaaatgtacacacccaatatcatattttctcaagtttttcgcgattcccaaggtcaaagaatcgaattgctttaaaattccagagaaataatgcgttgtttgggagaaacgtgtcaaaatggtgttgtagagcgccatcctgctctgtctcgtttttttcccgttctggcggttcacttttatatcaTAGATACTCagaggcacaaaatttggccctctaCATCCAAAATTATCTATTAGGTACTGCATACCTTTGCGGgtcagatttttgccgctcggtATATAAGTgaaaattgataaaatttacGTACGCTTTACCAGACGTCATGCCGTAGGTATAcgtgccgaatttcatccaaatccgtccagccgtttaaccGTGACGTCTTAGGTAATAAACACACACTtcgtatttacaatattagtaggataaggtGATAAGGGTACCGTATCCTTTAAATACTTTATGGCACCaatgaattaaattttcaaTACAACCGAAAATAAACAACTTGTTAATTTgtagtaagtacagtcaccagcattaatatttgccacagtggagtgtgcaaaaatatctgacacgtccttccggtgctagaaatatagtcgtaattagatatttatgcagacttgttgtgtcagatattggtgctggtgactgtacctaagagTCCTCAACTTAATGGCATGGCAATTATATTAATCGTTAATTAAAAGTacaagataatattttaaactttatggTTTAGCATTATGTGCTGATTTCCTAATTGTTTTGCGATAATTGCATCGAAAGGTACGCAGAGTAAATACCTTTAACCGCCATATTATGGTTATTATTACGCTGAAATTAGgcgtattataataaaatacctaatggTGAAACAGACGTTACTTttcggaggttcatatcaatcaATGAACTATTAACAATCACTGCTAACCCGCGGCCCCAACTATAGCTACGTCTATACAATAAATGTGTGTTcttgcagctcctccacctccacgcaaatcatacaaacctaatcatcaccaccaccacattacactgacgccATAAAGATCCATCATAAAGTCGTGTGTGagaaaagtacctaattgtttatgGTTTACCTAATGGTGATTCcacatttatataatttttaacgtTCGTATCGCTCTCTTGCATAGTAGCATtatagtaggtaccatcagctaagtggtctatcaatttttaagggtatgtattataagaccgacaaatcataatacctacagttgaaatgtcgacgcataacacatcgaaattcagaataccgaatgtacaaaataccgacaaccgatacaccgaaggtcgaaatatctatttttaaatgaccgaaagtacaaaatcccgaaaatggggtatgtattataataccgaaaatcatattacctacagttgaaatatcgacacttaacaaatcgaaattcagaataccgaaagtacaaaataccgaaagtaaaaaaagtttgatatgtgcgagcgagcaaagcgagcgagcaagacggttcgaggcaaaagcgacttggataggttaggttcagaaggctaaggcgggagcgaagcggagcgtagatcccgccttagccttcgatgttaggtttttttttatagcagcccggataatattgcttcacaaatgatctttgctgttgaatcttatccaacctactttcttagtggcagttaagtatcttgcctgctataaaaaaaaacctaacatcgaaggctaaggcgggaactacgctccgcttcgttcccgccttagccttctgaacctaacctatccgagtcacttctgctgcgaaccgtcttgctcgctcgcttcgctcgctcgcacacatcttttcctgctatatttgtttcgtctttggtataacggcagtttcggtattttgattttcgatatattgattgtcgattattttacttgtagtgattatgactgttcggcattgagttttcgacctttcgagtgtaggtattttgatcttcgggattgtagtcttcgggttttaggctgccggtcaaatgtactttcgggatttcaaagtttcggtcatatatccattcgaccttttaatattcggccttccgtccataggtcttgtgaaattcggtctttcgtttatcggtattataatacatacccaattttaaacaagtttctatcaaataaatatgtcgctaaagtcgaactttcaaattgacagacacgtctattgttttatgacacgcattattgttttatgacatgcaaacgattatcaactttagggtggtagaccacatatttggctgatggtacctaacctATTGTCGAGGCATATCTTTACCACCTTTGTAgtcattaccatcatcatcagccggaagatttccactgctgaacaaaggcctcccctttaaaacgccacagtgaacgacaactccccacttccatccaccggttgcccgcaactctcgcgatgtcgtcagtctgcCTAACTAATAGGACGCCTGCCatcgcttcgtcttccggttcgtggacTCGTGGTCACCActtgaggacttttctcccctaaAGTCTATCTGTTCTGGGAGCGATGTGGCCTGGCTGTGGGAATTGGCGATTGCCAATTAAACTTGCATATTCTAgagctatgttgatgacttGGTCACTGTTATGGCTTCTGACAATTTTAGACAAAGGATCAAGCACACCGTAAAGTATAAACAATCTTGATAGTCTTGATCGGTAGTTTAGATACGAGAAGATAACGTGAACCTGCAACAGGACATTGTTCGGTTACCTTGTAGAAAAATCCTACTACACTTTACAGGAATTTTTAGAAGATAAGCACTAGCCAGCACTATAAGAAAGTAtgcaaataatattaatatattgtgttttactaaaattatgTTGACTTTGTTTTTAGCTAAGTTTAAGTTTAAGGTACGAGCACATATCCATATCTGCGCTTATAAGTTtaaggttaatttaataatagcattattgcagtgcccttacagggtttgattcagtattttgtattgtttcaaagcAAAATAAATGAGTTTGAGTTCCATTACGTAACTAATACTGAGAGGCcaaatatttccagaaatttcggTAACGTAATTGATCACTTTTACTGTCACTAAGTTCCGAAAAACTGAGTAAATACAATGACGAgagaagcgaggaggagtgttggGTACAATTGCGACGACTACGCGAGCgagctgagcgagcgaagcgatcgAAAAGGGCCTGGACCTTATAAGTTAGAAAATAGGGCAGGGCTTAGGTCTCccctcaaaatgagagggcttggg encodes:
- the LOC141427025 gene encoding protein CutA homolog isoform X2 encodes the protein MSQRPELNEQIRDKYSVAYVTVPNNDAAKALAHGLVKEQLAACVNIIPQVTSVYVWKGEVNEDSELLLMIKTRTSQVDRLTQYVRSNHPYEVCEVISLPIKNGNPPYLKWLGENVPEKDCSDCHK
- the LOC141427025 gene encoding divalent-cation tolerance protein CutA isoform X1, with the translated sequence MFKALYRKSFITLYLSVLRPCFVMAQATNTTFASGSLDADKYSVAYVTVPNNDAAKALAHGLVKEQLAACVNIIPQVTSVYVWKGEVNEDSELLLMIKTRTSQVDRLTQYVRSNHPYEVCEVISLPIKNGNPPYLKWLGENVPEKDCSDCHK